A region from the Dermacentor andersoni chromosome 11, qqDerAnde1_hic_scaffold, whole genome shotgun sequence genome encodes:
- the LOC126517476 gene encoding uncharacterized protein isoform X4, protein MVTNSMCRQLRSSVEEWPTSQLTQRICLQQQGMSQQMVEVGLAAVGEDLQAVAEALHTCQAAHAQVDITMMAGKRGKNMKQQKKKSRPCHPAKVADQRSCIRHGKKNCGRCHCKFFSCHSSPDVPAHGPDTIELPAEVSIGLGGHPAEYDCTILLNLTCPSELQGIPNLYNTVAERNVLFCIASLQKA, encoded by the exons atggtgacaaactCGATGTGCCGAcaacttcggagttccgtg GAGGAGTGGCCAACAAGTCAGCTAACACAACGGATCTGCTTGCAGCAGCAAG GAATGAGCCAGCAGATGGTCGAGGTGGGCCTGGCAGCCGTGGGTGAAGACCTGCAAGCTGTTGCTGAGGCCTTGCACACCTGTCAAGCAGCCCATGCACAG GTGGATATTACAATGATGGCAGGGAAAAGGGGGAAAAACatgaagcaacaaaaaaaaaaatcaaggccaTGCCACCCTGCGAAGGTAgctgaccagcggagctgtatacgCCATGGCAAGAAAAATTGTG GCCGCTGTCACTGCAAGTTCTTCAGCTGCCACTCGAGCCCAGACGTTCCTGCACATGGCCCAGATACAATTGAGCTGCCAGCAGAAG TGTCTATTGGCCTGGGAGGCCACCCTGCGGAATATGACTGCACGATCCTGCTCAACCTAACATGCCCATCGGAGCTGCAGGGTATTCCTAACCTCTACAACACAGTAGCTGAAAGAAATGTCTTGTTTTGCATAGCTTCTCTTCAGAAAGCATAA
- the LOC126517476 gene encoding uncharacterized protein isoform X3 — protein MPSGPYGCIQKGAEASLEEWPTSQLTQRICLQQQGMSQQMVEVGLAAVGEDLQAVAEALHTCQAAHAQVDITMMAGKRGKNMKQQKKKSRPCHPAKVADQRSCIRHGKKNCGRCHCKFFSCHSSPDVPAHGPDTIELPAEVSIGLGGHPAEYDCTILLNLTCPSELQGIPNLYNTVAERNVLFCIASLQKA, from the exons GAGGAGTGGCCAACAAGTCAGCTAACACAACGGATCTGCTTGCAGCAGCAAG GAATGAGCCAGCAGATGGTCGAGGTGGGCCTGGCAGCCGTGGGTGAAGACCTGCAAGCTGTTGCTGAGGCCTTGCACACCTGTCAAGCAGCCCATGCACAG GTGGATATTACAATGATGGCAGGGAAAAGGGGGAAAAACatgaagcaacaaaaaaaaaaatcaaggccaTGCCACCCTGCGAAGGTAgctgaccagcggagctgtatacgCCATGGCAAGAAAAATTGTG GCCGCTGTCACTGCAAGTTCTTCAGCTGCCACTCGAGCCCAGACGTTCCTGCACATGGCCCAGATACAATTGAGCTGCCAGCAGAAG TGTCTATTGGCCTGGGAGGCCACCCTGCGGAATATGACTGCACGATCCTGCTCAACCTAACATGCCCATCGGAGCTGCAGGGTATTCCTAACCTCTACAACACAGTAGCTGAAAGAAATGTCTTGTTTTGCATAGCTTCTCTTCAGAAAGCATAA